The proteins below are encoded in one region of Diorhabda carinulata isolate Delta chromosome 3, icDioCari1.1, whole genome shotgun sequence:
- the LOC130891192 gene encoding peroxiredoxin 1-like — protein sequence MAGLFKTFINRVPQLLRTVPAKQIVHRNFAITSSLLGPRVQQPAPDFCGTAVVNGQFQDIKLADYKGRYVVLFFYPLDFTFVCPTELVALEEKLEDFKAISADVIGCSIDSHFSHLAWINTKRSEGGLGSIRYPLLSDINKVISRAYDVLLEKEGIALRGMFIIDPNGILRHITINDLPIGRNVDEAIRIIEALQFVDKHGEVCPANWQKGKKTIKPDPKGSQEYFKCVN from the exons atggCTGGTTTATTCAAGACTTTTATTAATAGG GTGCCACAATTATTGAGAACTGTACCAGCAAAACAAATAGTTCATAGAAACTTTGCTATTA ccTCATCTTTACTTGGTCCAAGAGTTCAACAGCCAGCTCCAGATTTTTGTGGAACAGCTGTAGTTAATGGTCAATTCCAGGACATAAAATTAGCAGACTACAAAGGAAGATATGtggttttatttttctatcccTTAGActt TACGTTTGTTTGTCCAACTGAACTTGTTGCTTTGGAAGAAAAACTCGAGGACTTCAAGGCTATATCAGCAGATGTTATTGGGTGTTCAATAGATTCCCATTTTTCACATTTAGCTTGGATCAACACAAAGAGAAGT gagGGTGGCTTGGGCAGTATCCGTTACCCACTTCTCTCCGatattaataaagtaatatctaGAGCATATGATGTTCTTTTGGAAAAAGAAGGTATTGCATTAAGAGGAATGTTCATTATTGATCCTAATGGTATCTTGAGGCACATAACAATAAATGATTTGCCCATTGGTAGAAATGTAGATGAGGCTATTAGAATCATTGAAGCTCTTCAGTTTGTTGATAAACATGGTGAAG tgtGTCCAGCTAATTGGCAAAAAGGCAAGAAAACCATTAAACCGGATCCCAAAGGTTCTcaagaatatttcaaatgtgtaaattaa